The genomic DNA AGTCGAGACCGTGTACAGATGCTTCGTTAACACCTGGAATGAATACGGCGGACTGAACGGTAGAAGCCCCGATTCATTCATGTTCACGCCACCAGACACGACATACCAAATTGTCAAGACCAGGAACAAAGGACGTGGAATGGTAGCTAGTCGCGATATTGCCGCAGGCGAAGTCATCCTTCGGGAGACTCCTCTCGTGGTACTCCCCTACCCAAAATCTATGGCTCCTCTCTTACTCCTTCTGCCTAAGCAAACTCTGAAGACTATTCTACTTTTGCACAGCACTATGCCTGACGAAAAGAAATTTTCGGCTGATTGGGATATCCCTCACAATCGTCTTCTCGATGCTCTTATGGGTTGTATCAATAGCAATTCTTTCGACGGCAAGACCCTATATGGTCTGATGGGAATACTTGTCCTGACTGGCCCCATGTTCAACCATGACAGCTCGCACAACGTCACACGCAAAGTCATCTTCGGCCGGAAGCAAGGGAAGAGTCATTTGGAATTTTCTGCGGTTCGCAACATTGTCAAAGACGAGGAACTGACGGTTTTGTACAATAAAGACCCCGCTGCTGTTGCAAGATACGGCATCTTAGAGTCCCTGGATATCGAGCAAGATGGACCATGTTGGGAATGCAGATTCTTTTAAGAAGCTCGCAGGGCGCTGTGGCACCATCCTATCTATGAGGTGAGCAGGAGTCGGTTGAATGGAGATGGGCCGAGCTTCCTGTGCAAACGACCATATGTATAGGGACATAAGTGAATTCGAGTTGTGTCCGAAGTAACGCCTGAGAATTAATACATTACGTTTCGATTGAGAATGACAAAAGGCTCGTTGCCCAACTACGCATACCATGACAGCTTCGCGGCTTCTTATGTCTCTCAGACCGCTCCAAGACTAGCCTCGAAGTAGGACTTTGTGGGGGAAGTTAATGATACAAGATAGGATCAAGAGAATCGATTACAAAAAGTGAACTCCGAAGAAGGTCGGGAAGAACATGCACTATCGGACTGCTGTGTAAGCATGTGCATCCGGAGTAATCTATTCCCCTGCTCTGACATTAGAATCGGCTAGCGGCTTCCTGCGTGTCCTGCCGATGCGGCGACCCTAGGCCTAGAAGACTGGGTAAAATCTCCTGCCGATTCACAGTGACGACACGTTAACGGCAGCTAAGCTAGCGTTGCGCAACATTTTTGCCTTGTTAGGGTTTTCACGCGTCTTGGCAGATGCTCTCATACCTGGATAGGAATCGGGCAACCGCTTGACGTCTTTGCCGCGAGCATCCTCCGAGATTTCCCAGTCTTATCGCCCCGTCTCTAGAATGTTCCAACTTCAAGGGGAATTTATGGGTAGGTAGGGCACACACCGCTTTGAGGCTCAAAAACGTGTTTTGGGGTGGGTCTGGTACACCGGCGTACATCGGCGAAATAGCAAAAAACATCAGGATAGCGATATGGGCATCATCGCACATATTTTGATGTATTACAAATGCTCGGAAAATTTCTAGAAAGTGGGTAAGTGTTGGTATAAGAGGGTGAGGACGACTGGTGTGGTATGCATTCCAATAATCCTATCAACTCATAATCTCACCGCAATATCACGATAACTCTTTCTCTTCCCACACTTCGATACCAGTAGCCAACGATAATGTCTTCATCACCCGACTTCCAGGGCTGGGTTGCCCACGACCCTTCCGCCGCTGATGGAAACATGAAATGGGGCGACTACACCCCCAAGAACTTTGAGTCCACCGACATCGAGATGGAAATCAGCCACTGCGGTGTCTGCGGTTCCGACATTCACACTCTCCGCTCCGGCTGGGGCCCCTCAGACTACCCTCTTGTCGTTGGCCACGAGATCATTGGCAAGGTCACCCGTGTTGGTGAcgatgtcaaggacctcaAGGTTGGTGACCGCGTCGGTGTTGGTGCGCAGAGCGACTGCTGCGAGGCTTGCCGACCTTGCAAGACCAAGCAGGAGAGCAACTGTAACAACTTCGTCATGACCTACAACGCAAAGTACAAGACTGGTGACAAGGCCATGGGTGGTTACGCAAAGAACTGGCGTGGACCTGCTTCATTCGCCATTCCCATTCCCGAGGGCCTGCCTTCTGAGTACGCTGCTCCCCTCATGTGCGGTGGTGTAACCGTATACAACCCTCTCGTCTCATACGGTGCCGGCCCAGGAAAGCGTGTGGGTGTCGTTGGTATTGGAGGTCTCGGCCACTTTGCACTCCTCTTCGCGAAGGCTCTTGGATGCGACGAGGTTGTTGCCATTTCCCGCTCTTCCAGCAAGAAGGCCGATGCCCTTGAGCTTGGTGCTGACAAGTTCATTGCAACTGGCGAGGACCCTGACTGGATGAACAAGAACGCCGCTGGCCTCGACATCATCATCTCCACCATCTCCGGCGGTTTCCCTCTCGACCAGTACCTCAACCTCCTCGACGTCAACGGTACTTTCGTCCAGCTCGGTGCCCCCGACGACCCATTGCCCAGCTTCTCTCCCATGGGCTTGATCTTCAAGAACTTGAAGATTGCTGGTAGCTTGATCGGCACCAGGCAGCACATCCGGGACATGTTGGAGTTGGCTAAGAAGACAAACCTGAAGGCTTGGGTACAGGTCAGGCCAATGTCTGAGGCCAATGATGTTATTGTTGATTTCGAAAAGGGCCTACCCAGGTACCGATATGTGCTTAAGAACTAGATGGTTGTGGATGGATTAGACGATACCCTGTAGATGTAGTTGTATGAATGAAGTTTAGCGCTTTTTCTAATCGTTCTGTGTCATTGGCATGCTTTGATTTCTTTCCACTTTCTGGGCGTGCGCCACTCAGTGCAAAGAGATATGATGATTGCGCCGACCATTGGCCGCTTGATGAAGGTGACGTTGATGCAAGATGATGATAGGGTGCAAGGTTCGGATGTAAAGGGCGCTAAATTTGAGGCCTACCAGCGACCAATCAGCGCTCAGCCGACCTCGAGCATATAACCGCCCCCCAAGACGTCCatctctcttctttccttcTTCACCGTGGGGCCTGTGGCCGCCAAAGCGTCCACtcctttcttctttcttCCCATCTACTTAGCCCGCTCTTCTTCGTTCTTTACTACCTTCTGGGAGCCAGGGGCTTCTTTGCGGCACACAGGTACCCCATCGCTAGACGTTCTATCGTAGCGTTTAATTTCCGGACCTAGAGAAAGCGCGTTTCAAGACGAA from Pyrenophora tritici-repentis strain M4 chromosome 8, whole genome shotgun sequence includes the following:
- a CDS encoding AdhP, Zn-dependent alcohol dehydrogenase → MSSSPDFQGWVAHDPSAADGNMKWGDYTPKNFESTDIEMEISHCGVCGSDIHTLRSGWGPSDYPLVVGHEIIGKVTRVGDDVKDLKVGDRVGVGAQSDCCEACRPCKTKQESNCNNFVMTYNAKYKTGDKAMGGYAKNWRGPASFAIPIPEGLPSEYAAPLMCGGVTVYNPLVSYGAGPGKRVGVVGIGGLGHFALLFAKALGCDEVVAISRSSSKKADALELGADKFIATGEDPDWMNKNAAGLDIIISTISGGFPLDQYLNLLDVNGTFVQLGAPDDPLPSFSPMGLIFKNLKIAGSLIGTRQHIRDMLELAKKTNLKAWVQVRPMSEANDVIVDFEKGLPRYRYVLKN
- a CDS encoding putative set domain-containing protein, which codes for MFTPPDTTYQIVKTRNKGRGMVASRDIAAGEVILRETPLVVLPYPKSMAPLLLLLPKQTLKTILLLHSTMPDEKKFSADWDIPHNRLLDALMGCINSNSFDGKTLYGLMGILVLTGPMFNHDSSHNVTRKVIFGRKQGKSHLEFSAVRNIVKDEELTVLYNKDPAAVARYGILESLDIEQDGPCWECRFF